Proteins found in one Panicum hallii strain FIL2 chromosome 4, PHallii_v3.1, whole genome shotgun sequence genomic segment:
- the LOC112889703 gene encoding formamidopyrimidine-DNA glycosylase isoform X1 has translation MPELPEVEAARRALQAHCVGRRIARCAVADDAKVVVAPAGRAAFERAMVGRTIVAARRKGKNLWLQLDAPPFPSFQFGMAGAIYIKGVPVTNYKRSVVNSEDEWPSKYSKFFAELDDGLEFSFTDKRRFARVRLFEDPETVPPISELGPDALFEPMSVDNFLHSLGRKKIGIKALLLDQSFISGIGNWIADEVLYQSRIHPLQIASNLSGESCEALHQSIQEVVKYAVEVDADLERFPKEWLFHHRWGKKPGTVNGF, from the exons ATGCCGGAGCTGccggaggtggaggcggcgcggcgggcgctgCAGGCGCACTGCGTGGGGAGGCGCATCGCGCGCTGCGCCGTGGCGGACGACGCCAAGGTGGTCGTCgcgcccgccggccgcgcggCCTTCGAGCGCGCCATGGTCGGCCGGACCATCGTCGCCGCGCGCCGGAAGGGGAAAAACCTCTGGCTGCAGCTCGACGCGCCGCCCTTCCCGTCCTTCCAGTTCG GGATGGCAGGTGCGATATATATAAAGGGCGTTCCTGTTACAAATTATAAGAG ATCGGTTGTCAATTCCGAAGATGAGTGGCCCTCCAAATACTCTAAATTCTTTGCTGAG CTTGATGATGGCTTGGAGTTTTCCTTCACTGATAAAAGGCGCTTTGCTAGAGTTCGTTTGTTTGAAGAT CCTGAAACTGTACCCCCAATTTCTGAGCTAGGTCCAGATGCTCTCTTTGAGCCAATGTCTGTTGACAATTTTTTGCACTCCCTGGGTAGAAAGAAGATCGGAATAAAAGCTCTTTTACTTGATCAG AGCTTTATATCAGGCATTGGTAATTGGATTGCGGATGAAGTGCTTTACCAG tCAAGGATCCATCCATTACAGATTGCTTCAAATCTGTctggagagagttgtgaagcaCTGCACCAAAGTATCCAAGAG GTTGTGAAATATGCTGTTGAAGTTGATGCTGACCTTGAGCGCTTTCCAAAGGAATGGTTATTTCATCACCGTTGGGGCAAGAAGCCTGGTACAGTCAATG GTTTCTGA